CCGCCGCCGCTCGACGCGGACGGCGAGACGGTCGTCTGCCGGCACTGCGGTGCCGAGAACCGCGCCGGCTACCAGTACTGTCGGTGGTGCGCGCGCTCAGGGTTCGTCGACGAGGAGGCCGGGGTCACGGCGGGGACAGCGATGACCGACCGATCGCTGTGAGCGGGCGAGACAAGGGCGGTCGAAGCGGGAGCAGTCGGGAACGGAGCGCTCGAAGCGAGACCGGTCAGGCGACGTCGACCCGACAGCCGGCCGCGTAGTCGATCCCGTCGAGCGCGTCGATGCCGTCGTCGCCGCACACCGGACAGTCCGGGTTGCGCGCGTACGGTACCGTCTCGAACGAGAGGTCCATCGCGTCGTAGAACAGCACCCGACCGACGAGCGGGTCGCCCACCCCGATGAGCAGCTTCACCGCCTCCGTCGCCTGGAGGCAGCCGACGGTCCCCGGGAGGACCCCGAGGACCCCGGTGCTGGCGCAGTCCGGCACCGTCCCCGGCTCCGGCGGCTCGGGGAACAGACACCGGTAGCAGGGGCCGTCGGGCGAGAGCGTCGTCACCTGCCCCTCGAACTTGTAGATGGCACCGTGGGAGACGGGCACCCCCTCGATCCGCGCGGCGTCGTTCACCACGTACCGGGTGGCGAAGTTGTCCGAGCAGTCGACGACCACGTCGTGGTCGGCGATCAGCTCGCGGGCGTTGCTCGCGTCGAGGCGGGTCTCGTGTCTCTCCACGTCGACATCGGGGTTGAGGTCGGCGACGAAGTCGGCGGCCGAGTCCACCTTCTTTCGCCCCACGTCGCCGTCGCCGTGGATCACCTGTCGCTGGAGGTTCGAGCGCTCGACGACGTCGTCGTCGACGATCCCGATCGTGCCGACCCCGGCGGCCGCGAGGTACTGGATCGCGGGCGCGCCGAGCCCGCCCGCGCCCACGACGAGGACGCGGCCGTCGAGCAGCCGCTTCTGTCCCTCGGGACCGACGTCGTCCAGGATGACGTGTCTGGAGTAGCGGTCGAGTTGGGTCGCGTCGAGAGAGAGGCTCATGTGCGTCACCTGTGCCGGCGCGGATATAACCGTGTTCCCGGAGCGTCGGCCAATTCGTCGACGCCGCCGCAGGCACCGTCCTCGATTCTGCCGCGCTCACTCCGTCGACGCCGCCACCGAGTCGGTCATCCAGCAGCCGTCGACGTCGCCGAGGGCGTCGTCGGTCCCCTGACTCCCGCCGTCGATGAGTACGAGCCGGAACTCGTACCGCCCGGTGACGTCGCCGTCCTCGCGGGTGACGACCTCGACCTCGGCCGTCCCGCCGTCGACCGCCGGCACCGAGTACGCCGCGGTGTCGTACGTGCGCATCGGCGCGTACCGCTCCGTCTCGAACAGCGCGGCGTAGTCGTCCACCGAGCCGACGGCCGCCCGGTTCTCCGGCGACGCGAACGCCCGCAGGGTCCGCACGCCGTCGTTCGTCGCGTTGTCGTCGTACCGAAGCGCGTTCAGCTGGATCTGGACGACCTGAAGCGCCGACCGCTCGCAGGTGGGGACGGGCGCGGTGTTCCTGGCGGCCTCGTCGGTCGGGCCGTCCGTCGGCTCGCCGTCGACGCTCCCCACGGAGCCGCCGGCGTCTCCGTCGGCGTCCCCCGTTCCGCCCCCACCGTCGCTCGCGTCGTCCGAGCCGACCGCGTCCGACCCCGTCGGCGACGGCTCGGTCGACTCCTCGCCGCCGACGCCCGCGATCCCGCCCAGTCCGTCGGGCCCGACGGCGGTGCCGACGAGCGCGCCCCCGACGCCAGCGGCGAGGAGCGCGACGACCGCGACCGCCGCGAGAAGGGTCCGGGGGTACGTCCGCTCCGTCGCCGCGTCGGCGGATCCCCCCGCGTCGGTTCGGGAGGGAGAACGCGGCCGCGGTCCGGGGGCGTCTCGGCCCGCCGCGTCGCCGGCCGCCGCTCCGCCGGCCGTCGCTCCGCCGACGGTCGCTTCATCGGTCGCTCCCCCGGCGGTCGTCACCCTCTCGTCCGTCGGGTCATCGGCTGTCGTACCGCTGGCCACCCCGTCTGCCGTCGTTCCGTCGGCCGCCTCGTCGCCCGTCGACCCGTCCGCCGTCGAACCCGCGGCCGCCACGTCGTCGTACTCGGTCGAGCGGACCGGAACGCCGAGGACCCGCTCGGCGAGCGCGTTCGCGTCCGTCGGCGGCACGGCGTACAGGAGGCGCTCCCGGAGGTCCGCCGGGGTGACGACTTCGACCCCGTCGCCGAGGGGTTCGCCGTCGAGCGACTCGCGGGAGCCGCCCGCGACCGCGACGGCGTCGACCGACCCGTCCGGCAGGGGCTCAGCAGCGGCCTCGACGACGAGAATCTCGGTCCGCCGGTCGCCGTCCGACACCGTGACGCGGGGCGGGTCGACCGTCGCGCCATCGGCGGTCGCCGCGTACGTCTCGCCGACGAGCGTCGCGAGCGCGTCCCTGTCGAGCGACTCGACCGCGGTCGCGAACTCGTCGAGGGGGATGGGGTTGCTCGCGGTCACCGGTGGATCGCCACGTAGTACCGTTAGTATGTGACGCGTTGTCTTTGCTCTTGGGTCGAGCGGATCCGGTGCCGCGGCTGGGCGGGGAGAGCGAGTCGGAATAAAAGCGGGTGTCGTCGACCGCGGGGCGGGCCGGTTACTTGCCCTGCCGGTCGTTCGAGGTGACGCTCGGGCGCGTCTTCTCGGTGCCCTTGCCGCGCTTGCGCTGGCCGCGGCCCTTGGTGCCGGCGGAGGTGAGACCGCGGTACGCGCGGCCCTTGTGGTCGTCCGAGCAGATCCAGTTCAGCTCCTCGTCGTTCTCGATCGCGGGGTGGGCGGGGTCCACGAGGATGACCTCGTGCCACTTCTGCGAGCCGTCCTCACCGACCCAGTAGGAGTTGAGCACGCGGAGGTTGCGGTACTTCCGCGATGCGCGCTCCTCGGCGATGCGCTGGATCGACTTGCGCCGCGAGACGCGGTTGACGCCCTGTCGCTTCGAGCGACGGCCGGCCTTGAAGCGCTGCTTGCGCGAGCCGCCCTTGCGGACGCTCACGCGGGCGACGATGACGCCCTGCTTGGCCTTGTAGCCCAGTTCGCGGGCCTTGTCCAGCCGAGTTGGGCGCTCGATGCGCTCGATAGCGCCCTCGTCGCGCCACTCCTGTTTGCGCTGCCACTGCAGCTCAGCCAGTTTCCCCTCCTTGGGGGACCGCCACGCCTCCTTGATGTGCGAGTAGAAGCTTCGTGCCATTGTGTGTCCGCGGACGGTTGCGATTCAGCCGCGAGGGGCCACATGTCGTCTCGTCCCGGGACGCGCGTCGGTCGATCCGACGGCGGTCCCAGCGGCGAGTGCCCGCTGTGTCCGCACCAGCGAGTTGTCGGCAGTACCCGCGGTTCGCCCTTAACGGCTTCGTTCCCCGGATCGCGTGCGAGCGCGTGCCACGAGACGGCGGCGCAGCCGGTCCTCCCGAGCGCCCCGGTAGCCGCTCCCGTCGCGGCCGCGCGTCGATCGATTAAAGTTCATTTGTATCGATGAACCGCTAGTGGTACACAACGACGCCGCGCCGGGCGAACGCGGACTCGACGGAGGTGGTGTCCGGTGGGATCCGTGAGGCTGGTCGTCGTCGCGGGGACGACCGCGACGGCCGCGATCGACGGCATCAGCGCCGCGGGCGCGGACCCGGACCTGCGGACCGAGACGCCGAGCGCCGACCTCGAGATCGTCGAGACGGGCCGGCCCGCGCCGGACTCGCCCGTGCCGGTGAGCCCGACCGGCTGCCCGACGCCCGCGGTCGTCACCCGCGCGGTCCGCGAGCTACTGGGTCCCGACTCGCTGCCGGTCACGGCCGTCGACGCCGGGCTCGGCGCGCCGACCGCGGCCGCCGTCCGCGACGCGGGCGCGGCCCCGGGCGGCGACGTGCGCGACCCGGAGCCGGTCCCCGAGGCGGCGACCGTCTTCGAGCGGGCCCGCGCGCTCGCGCCGGAGCTCGCCGAACCCGAACGCGACGCGCCCGAGGGCGGCGACGGCGGTAACGGGCGAGACCGGGGAGCGGCCGGCGAACTGCTCGTCGCCGAGACGATCCCCGGCGGGACGACGACCGCGCTCGGCGTCCTGACCGCGCTCGGCGAGCGGGCCGCCGTCTCCTCGTCGCTGCCGGCGAACCCGATCGAGCGGAAGCGGCGCGTCGTCGCCGAGGCGCTGGACGCGAGCGGGCTCGAAGCCGGCGACGCGGCCGGCGAGCCGACCGAGGCGGTCCGGCTCGTCGGCGACCCCGTCCTCGCCGCGCTCGCCGGCCTGATCGTCGGCTGCGCTGACGCCGGCGTCGACGTGACGCTCGCGGGCGGCACCCAGCTCGCGGCCGCGGCGGCGCTCGCCCGACACGCCGGCGTCGACGGGGCGCTCCCGCTCGCGACCACGTCGCTTGTCGCGGACGACCCCACCGCCGACCTGCCGGCGCTCGCCGACGACCTCGACTTGCGCCTCGCGGCCGCCGACCCGGGGTTCGCCGAGAGCGACCACCCGGCGATGGCGGCGTACGCCCGCGGCGAGGCGAAGGAGGGCGTCGGCATGGGCGGGGCGCTTGCGCTCGCGGAGCGGGCGGG
This genomic stretch from Halorubrum hochsteinianum harbors:
- a CDS encoding nicotinate-nucleotide--dimethylbenzimidazole phosphoribosyltransferase, whose protein sequence is MGSVRLVVVAGTTATAAIDGISAAGADPDLRTETPSADLEIVETGRPAPDSPVPVSPTGCPTPAVVTRAVRELLGPDSLPVTAVDAGLGAPTAAAVRDAGAAPGGDVRDPEPVPEAATVFERARALAPELAEPERDAPEGGDGGNGRDRGAAGELLVAETIPGGTTTALGVLTALGERAAVSSSLPANPIERKRRVVAEALDASGLEAGDAAGEPTEAVRLVGDPVLAALAGLIVGCADAGVDVTLAGGTQLAAAAALARHAGVDGALPLATTSLVADDPTADLPALADDLDLRLAAADPGFAESDHPAMAAYARGEAKEGVGMGGALALAERAGVADAAVRERIAAVTDRLLAERSEGGEDAEGGEDAEGGAIESAAANGGDAP
- the ubaA gene encoding SAMP-activating enzyme E1, encoding MSLSLDATQLDRYSRHVILDDVGPEGQKRLLDGRVLVVGAGGLGAPAIQYLAAAGVGTIGIVDDDVVERSNLQRQVIHGDGDVGRKKVDSAADFVADLNPDVDVERHETRLDASNARELIADHDVVVDCSDNFATRYVVNDAARIEGVPVSHGAIYKFEGQVTTLSPDGPCYRCLFPEPPEPGTVPDCASTGVLGVLPGTVGCLQATEAVKLLIGVGDPLVGRVLFYDAMDLSFETVPYARNPDCPVCGDDGIDALDGIDYAAGCRVDVA
- a CDS encoding 50S ribosomal protein L15e, with the protein product MARSFYSHIKEAWRSPKEGKLAELQWQRKQEWRDEGAIERIERPTRLDKARELGYKAKQGVIVARVSVRKGGSRKQRFKAGRRSKRQGVNRVSRRKSIQRIAEERASRKYRNLRVLNSYWVGEDGSQKWHEVILVDPAHPAIENDEELNWICSDDHKGRAYRGLTSAGTKGRGQRKRGKGTEKTRPSVTSNDRQGK